The region CCTCTTCGGTGGTCTCGTCGGGGCGACCCTCTTCGCCGCTGGCGGCGTCGTCCAGTGGATGAACATCATCGAGAAGGTCATCATTCCGATGGTGGTCTCCCCGGTGGTCGGTCTGGTCCTGGGCTACCTGGTGATGCTCGCCATCCTGTGGATGTTCCGGAAGGGGAACCCGGGCAAGCTCGGACGGGGCTTCCGCTGGGCGCAGACCGCTTCGGCCGCCGCCATGGCGGTCGGACACGGCATGCAGGACGCCGCCAAGACCATGGGCATCGTCGTGCTGGCCCTGTACACCGGCGGCTACCAGAGCGACAAGGGGCACATCCCGGAATGGGTGTTCTGGACCTCGGCTGCGGCGCTCGCGCTCGGGACGTACGCCGGTGGTTGGCGGATCATCCGTACCCTCGGTCGGAAGATCATCGACCTCGGGCCGGCCGAGGGCTTCGCGGCCGAGACCGTGGCCAGCGCGGTCCTCTACTTCAACGCCCTGGTGCTGAAGGCGCCGATCTCGACCACCCATACGATCACCTCCGCGATCATGGGTGTCGGGTCGACCAAGCGGCTGTCGGCGGTGCGCTGGAACGTGGCCGGGAACATCCTGATCGCCTGGGTCACCACGTTCCCGGCGGCGGCCCTGATCTCCTGCATCGCCTACTTCATCGTCCGCCCGATCTTCGGCTGAGCGTCCTCGCCTCAACCGCACCCGATCCACGCTAAGAGCGGCCATCCCCGGCTGAGGGTGGCCGCTTTTACCGTCGCAGGCACGGTCATGAAACGGTGTAAATCCGGCGAAGCTCGGCTGCGCCGCGCAGCCGAACGCCGGAGGTCACTTCCGCGCGTCCGGTTGTCGCTTTTCCGCTAGTCTTCCGAGGCGCACGGTCGTTCGGTGCGCAGGTACCGT is a window of Micromonospora polyrhachis DNA encoding:
- a CDS encoding inorganic phosphate transporter, with product MDTTLIAVIAVIIAAMVFDYTNGFHDAANAIATSVSTRALTPRRALLLAAVGNFVGAHFGAGVAKTVGDGLVTLPTGVESLGVVFAGVIGAITWNLITWYFGLPSSSSHALFGGLVGATLFAAGGVVQWMNIIEKVIIPMVVSPVVGLVLGYLVMLAILWMFRKGNPGKLGRGFRWAQTASAAAMAVGHGMQDAAKTMGIVVLALYTGGYQSDKGHIPEWVFWTSAAALALGTYAGGWRIIRTLGRKIIDLGPAEGFAAETVASAVLYFNALVLKAPISTTHTITSAIMGVGSTKRLSAVRWNVAGNILIAWVTTFPAAALISCIAYFIVRPIFG